Proteins from one Cellulosilyticum lentocellum DSM 5427 genomic window:
- a CDS encoding carbohydrate ABC transporter permease: protein MKRSKVGFWLFLAPCLLAFLTVVFIPMLGGFYYSFTDWDGMASSVNFVGLDNFVRLFTEEKQFWISFKFTALFTLASVILINIVGFALALLVTKRFKGANLLRSIFFMPNLIGGLLLGFAWQFIFTKVFPATGIPFLQNWLTNKETGFMALLIVMVWQMGGYMMIIYVAALQGIPDTVLEAAELDGAKGLTKLRTIIMPMVSQAFTVGLFLMLSNSFKLFDQNLALTGGGPNRSTEMLALNIYQTAFSGNEMGYAQAKALVFLVTIAVVSIIQLTISKRAEIEA from the coding sequence ATGAAACGCTCAAAAGTAGGGTTTTGGCTGTTTTTAGCACCATGTTTATTAGCATTTTTAACAGTAGTATTTATACCTATGCTTGGTGGATTTTACTATTCATTCACAGACTGGGATGGTATGGCTTCAAGTGTTAATTTTGTAGGTCTTGATAACTTTGTTAGGCTATTCACTGAAGAAAAACAGTTTTGGATATCCTTTAAATTTACAGCATTATTTACTTTAGCTTCAGTTATCCTAATTAACATTGTAGGTTTTGCATTAGCATTACTTGTTACAAAGAGATTTAAAGGTGCAAACTTATTAAGAAGTATATTCTTTATGCCAAACTTAATCGGAGGATTACTCTTAGGTTTTGCATGGCAGTTTATTTTCACAAAAGTATTTCCAGCTACAGGAATTCCTTTCTTACAAAACTGGCTTACTAATAAAGAAACAGGTTTTATGGCTCTTTTAATCGTAATGGTATGGCAAATGGGTGGATACATGATGATTATCTATGTGGCAGCTCTTCAAGGTATTCCAGATACAGTATTAGAAGCAGCTGAATTAGATGGAGCAAAAGGTCTCACTAAATTAAGAACCATTATTATGCCAATGGTATCACAAGCATTTACAGTAGGTTTATTCCTAATGCTTTCTAACTCATTTAAGTTATTTGACCAAAACTTAGCTCTTACTGGTGGTGGTCCTAACCGTTCAACAGAAATGCTAGCTCTTAATATTTATCAGACAGCATTTAGTGGTAATGAGATGGGATATGCACAAGCTAAAGCTTTAGTGTTCCTAGTTACTATTGCAGTTGTTTCAATTATTCAACTTACAATTTCAAAGAGAGCAGAAATAGAAGCCTAA
- a CDS encoding carbohydrate ABC transporter permease yields MEERENVVSRTIKIVIGCILAVLYLVPIIMLLSAAFKTQKNIFKDIFGFPDPIVWTNFGEAMARMDYLRALFNSVFFTVISTILIIFFASMAAWVLVRYKTKMSNFIFTLFAISMLIPFQCVMLPMMSIMGKLNMLNPVGLIFAYVGFGSALSIMLFHGFIKGIPVELEESAMLDGCSMFGVYRQIVLPLLGPIVTTVGILNIMWIWNDYLLPSLVIGSNIEWRTLPLKTFYFFGQFSSRWDYASAALILSMLPIVIFYVFAQKKIIKGVVDGAVK; encoded by the coding sequence ATGGAAGAAAGAGAAAATGTGGTATCAAGAACAATCAAGATTGTTATAGGCTGTATTTTAGCTGTATTATACCTTGTACCAATTATAATGCTATTATCCGCAGCATTTAAAACACAAAAAAATATTTTCAAAGATATATTTGGTTTTCCAGACCCTATCGTATGGACTAATTTTGGCGAAGCCATGGCACGTATGGATTACTTAAGAGCATTATTTAACTCTGTATTTTTCACCGTTATATCAACAATTTTAATCATTTTCTTTGCCTCTATGGCAGCATGGGTACTTGTACGTTATAAAACAAAGATGTCAAACTTCATCTTTACATTATTTGCAATCTCCATGCTTATTCCTTTCCAATGCGTTATGTTACCAATGATGAGTATTATGGGAAAATTAAATATGTTAAACCCAGTAGGTTTAATATTTGCTTATGTTGGGTTTGGATCTGCATTATCTATTATGCTTTTCCATGGATTTATAAAAGGAATACCAGTAGAGTTAGAAGAATCAGCGATGCTAGATGGATGTAGTATGTTTGGTGTTTATAGACAAATTGTGCTTCCATTATTAGGACCTATCGTAACAACAGTAGGTATCTTAAATATCATGTGGATTTGGAATGACTACTTATTACCAAGTCTTGTAATTGGTTCGAACATAGAGTGGCGTACTTTACCACTTAAGACTTTCTACTTCTTTGGTCAATTCTCAAGCCGTTGGGATTATGCATCAGCAGCACTTATCTTATCTATGTTACCAATCGTAATCTTCTACGTATTTGCACAAAAGAAAATTATTAAAGGTGTTGTAGATGGGGCAGTAAAATAA
- a CDS encoding ABC transporter substrate-binding protein, producing the protein MKKKFISVLLGTAMLSTMLAGCGNSNNAGNNAATSSPSASPSTEASEAPATEELAGGEKVDLYILQYKVEIHDALQAAVNKYMELHPNVNITLETVGGGDDIGVVYKSKAAAGQMPDIFNAIGPEECGTYMEYLEDLSDQPWVSHANAGMLDLNTIDGKVYGLPVSAEAFGLIYNKAIFEAAGIDASTLTSYDAIDSAFATLQAKIDAGELKDKFPDLKNVTAVQGAEKWVLGDHAVNVALAPEFNEDVFAVANAKELQFNFKDAYKAYMELQLKYSANKDDYKGAVAVDYSTAVKELLGLGQVAVIQQGNWIYGDVSSIDQEVADNLAFLPAPIKGYKEDSIITLVANYWCVNSQSDANKKLVAKDFLNWLYQSDEGKQIVVNEFGFLPVFDNYGDLAPADGLSRSILDFAAQGKAVSAVFKGTPGASWLQDVFGAKVQGFLTGDLTWDQVFDESAAEWAKMRQ; encoded by the coding sequence ATGAAAAAGAAATTTATTAGTGTATTATTAGGAACAGCAATGTTATCAACAATGCTAGCAGGATGTGGCAATAGCAATAATGCAGGTAATAATGCAGCAACTAGTTCACCTTCAGCTAGCCCAAGCACAGAAGCTTCAGAGGCGCCAGCTACAGAAGAATTAGCGGGTGGAGAAAAAGTTGATCTTTACATTTTACAATATAAAGTAGAGATTCATGATGCATTACAAGCAGCAGTAAATAAATATATGGAGCTTCATCCAAATGTAAACATCACTTTAGAAACTGTTGGTGGTGGAGATGATATCGGTGTTGTTTATAAATCAAAAGCAGCAGCAGGGCAAATGCCAGATATCTTTAATGCCATTGGGCCAGAAGAATGTGGCACATACATGGAATACTTAGAAGATTTATCAGATCAACCTTGGGTATCTCACGCTAACGCAGGTATGTTAGACCTTAACACTATTGATGGTAAAGTATATGGTCTTCCAGTATCAGCAGAAGCATTTGGTCTTATCTATAATAAAGCTATTTTTGAAGCAGCGGGAATCGATGCCAGCACACTTACATCATATGATGCAATCGATTCAGCTTTCGCTACATTACAAGCAAAAATTGATGCTGGTGAATTAAAAGATAAATTCCCAGATCTTAAAAATGTAACAGCAGTTCAAGGTGCTGAAAAATGGGTACTTGGTGACCATGCTGTAAATGTTGCCTTAGCTCCAGAATTTAATGAAGATGTATTTGCTGTAGCAAACGCAAAAGAACTTCAATTTAATTTTAAAGATGCTTACAAAGCATATATGGAATTACAACTTAAATATTCTGCAAACAAAGATGATTACAAAGGTGCTGTAGCAGTTGATTATAGCACAGCTGTAAAAGAATTATTAGGTCTTGGTCAAGTTGCAGTTATCCAACAAGGAAACTGGATCTATGGTGACGTATCTAGTATTGATCAAGAAGTTGCTGATAACTTAGCATTCTTACCAGCTCCAATCAAAGGTTACAAAGAAGATAGTATCATCACATTAGTTGCGAACTACTGGTGTGTAAATTCACAATCAGATGCTAACAAGAAATTAGTTGCTAAAGACTTCTTAAATTGGTTATATCAATCAGATGAAGGTAAACAAATCGTTGTTAATGAATTTGGTTTCTTACCAGTATTTGATAACTATGGTGATTTAGCTCCAGCAGACGGCTTATCAAGATCAATTCTTGATTTTGCAGCTCAAGGTAAAGCTGTAAGTGCTGTATTCAAAGGAACACCAGGTGCATCTTGGTTACAAGACGTATTCGGTGCAAAAGTACAAGGTTTCTTAACAGGAGACTTAACTTGGGATCAAGTATTTGATGAATCAGCAGCTGAATGGGCTAAAATGAGACAATAA
- a CDS encoding methyl-accepting chemotaxis protein: MKKFIKHVPLWKCHSSKKVRFNLMSRIIILIFMISIFPIFLLISTIIQNTSSNLKRDITNTAVQINDITSSTLATLLEHESSVLTVLSNDTSLLNYEDSNNAKEFTTNKLKYIVDESPFISGISLKAEDQEESFSYPDNTQGKLTSKDLDGTYFYKLAKKNKKTAVSAPYFDSLSKELVITITSPILNNSNEFLGAINLDISMGTFSEYLNSALEKYKGHFPLESMIYLSNGNILASTAGEAINTKLVLLPGGYHIVNTHDEEFSASFKDIPYYFYRGQTINQLNFITYIAEDKINSLVVDMLQPLVLSITIIFMISLIIGLIYTTRFLKPLQYIVHTLTKLKANDLNIHIDTSKIKTKDLLEIALATNELTHHLSTSIHDLKKTSGSLLKDASAVDQVSTQCNHYATATLNAINEIKAGAKEQITQVTDAIASISTLHCQCENGDTIKEQLNEHSTYVISYVQQGLQTSKDLTLAINTQRDKLYELRIKVKDLGEKSSQIASILITLQAISRKINLLAFNASIETTRAGQQGNGFSVIAQEMQQLADTALSFTQNIQTIVEDNIASVSYVSNNMKQVILAEQTTENVLGEVQKQFDSIEGATTLVEQSIKAVNDILTSVSLTKDVIHVDMQTIFHIAEKIINLTHSSEDYGNIEFATLQELLSTSESLTQSSQYLETQIGQYTI, translated from the coding sequence ATGAAAAAGTTCATCAAACATGTACCTTTATGGAAATGTCATTCTTCAAAAAAAGTGCGTTTCAATTTAATGAGTCGTATTATCATACTCATCTTTATGATTTCCATTTTCCCTATTTTTCTATTGATTTCTACCATTATTCAAAATACCTCTTCAAACTTAAAACGTGACATAACTAATACTGCCGTACAAATTAACGATATAACCTCTTCTACTTTAGCAACACTTTTAGAACATGAATCCTCTGTCCTTACTGTATTAAGTAATGATACCTCACTACTTAACTATGAAGATTCTAACAATGCTAAAGAGTTCACTACTAATAAGCTTAAATATATTGTAGATGAGAGTCCTTTTATTTCTGGTATTTCTCTTAAAGCGGAGGATCAAGAAGAATCTTTTTCTTACCCTGATAATACACAAGGTAAGCTTACCAGTAAGGATCTAGATGGTACCTATTTTTATAAATTAGCCAAAAAAAATAAGAAGACTGCTGTATCAGCCCCTTATTTTGATAGTTTATCTAAAGAACTTGTCATTACTATAACCTCTCCTATTTTAAACAATTCTAATGAATTTCTAGGAGCAATTAATCTTGATATCAGTATGGGTACTTTTTCTGAGTATCTTAATTCTGCTTTGGAAAAGTATAAAGGTCATTTTCCCTTAGAATCCATGATTTATCTTTCTAATGGTAATATTCTTGCCTCTACAGCTGGTGAAGCTATCAATACAAAGCTTGTTTTACTTCCCGGGGGATATCACATCGTCAATACTCATGATGAGGAGTTTTCAGCAAGCTTTAAAGATATTCCTTATTATTTTTATCGTGGTCAAACCATTAATCAATTGAATTTTATCACCTATATTGCTGAAGATAAAATAAATAGTCTAGTTGTAGATATGCTTCAGCCTCTTGTTTTATCTATTACGATTATCTTCATGATTTCACTCATTATAGGACTCATTTATACTACAAGATTCCTAAAACCACTTCAATATATTGTACACACACTAACTAAATTAAAAGCCAACGACCTTAACATTCATATTGATACTAGTAAAATCAAAACAAAGGATTTATTAGAAATTGCCCTTGCTACTAACGAACTTACTCATCATCTAAGTACCTCTATCCATGATTTAAAGAAAACTTCCGGTTCGCTACTAAAGGATGCTTCTGCTGTCGATCAAGTAAGTACACAATGTAATCATTATGCCACCGCTACTTTAAATGCTATAAACGAAATTAAGGCGGGTGCTAAAGAACAGATTACCCAAGTTACAGATGCTATTGCTTCCATCTCTACACTTCATTGCCAATGCGAAAATGGGGATACGATCAAAGAACAACTTAATGAGCACTCTACTTACGTCATTTCCTATGTGCAACAAGGTCTTCAAACTTCTAAGGACCTTACACTTGCCATTAATACACAACGTGACAAGCTTTATGAGCTTCGTATTAAGGTTAAAGATTTAGGAGAAAAATCTTCTCAGATTGCTTCTATACTTATCACCCTTCAAGCTATCTCCAGAAAAATCAACCTTCTAGCCTTTAATGCCTCTATAGAAACTACTAGAGCTGGTCAACAAGGCAATGGGTTCTCCGTTATTGCACAAGAGATGCAACAATTAGCTGATACTGCCCTTAGCTTCACACAAAATATTCAAACCATCGTAGAGGATAATATTGCATCCGTTTCTTATGTTTCTAATAATATGAAGCAAGTTATCCTTGCTGAGCAAACTACCGAAAATGTTTTAGGTGAAGTTCAAAAACAATTTGATTCCATTGAAGGTGCTACCACCTTAGTTGAGCAATCCATTAAAGCTGTTAATGATATCTTAACTTCCGTTAGCCTCACCAAAGACGTTATCCATGTAGACATGCAAACTATCTTTCATATTGCTGAAAAAATCATTAACCTCACTCATTCTAGTGAAGACTATGGTAATATTGAATTTGCTACCCTGCAAGAACTTCTTTCAACCTCTGAAAGCTTAACTCAAAGCTCGCAGTATTTGGAGACGCAAATTGGTCAGTATACTATATAG
- a CDS encoding alpha/beta hydrolase, whose amino-acid sequence MTYTQLLNETITLYCEEKYLEAYSFLTENYKEVQGNMAQIYNFRYAIASKAGLYEEAIKLMKEAILEKGHWYSYSYLQGDEDLDALRSHELFHQLCDICKKREELAVKQSLPQLKLVEPSHQQKAYPLVIGLHGNEENMAIAEYYWKNFKEKGYLLALPQSSEIKFDGGYYWNDIEKGYKELGSHYTTIVENFKVQQENVILGGFSSGARVSLYFALHSKVKIKGLILIAPWLPEIEQWLPLLGRLKETKVYIVCGEDDVDCLSETEALVKALEQTQIDYIYEKVAHLGHDFPIDFNTYIEKILTFTRESTCSPHI is encoded by the coding sequence ATGACTTATACACAATTATTAAATGAAACGATTACCTTATATTGTGAAGAAAAATATCTGGAAGCTTATAGCTTCCTTACGGAAAACTATAAAGAAGTGCAAGGTAATATGGCTCAAATTTATAATTTTAGATATGCCATAGCTAGTAAAGCAGGTTTATATGAAGAAGCAATCAAACTTATGAAAGAAGCTATATTAGAGAAAGGTCATTGGTATAGTTATAGCTACTTGCAAGGGGACGAAGACCTAGATGCCCTAAGAAGTCATGAACTATTCCATCAGCTTTGTGACATATGCAAGAAGAGAGAAGAACTAGCAGTAAAGCAAAGCTTACCTCAGCTGAAGCTGGTTGAACCAAGCCATCAGCAAAAGGCGTATCCCCTTGTAATAGGGTTGCATGGTAATGAAGAAAACATGGCTATAGCGGAGTACTATTGGAAGAATTTCAAAGAGAAAGGCTATCTTTTAGCCTTGCCACAGTCTTCAGAAATCAAATTTGATGGAGGCTATTATTGGAATGATATAGAGAAAGGTTATAAAGAACTGGGGAGCCATTATACTACCATAGTAGAAAATTTTAAAGTGCAACAAGAGAATGTCATTTTAGGAGGCTTCTCTTCAGGAGCAAGAGTAAGCTTGTATTTTGCTTTACATAGCAAAGTAAAAATTAAAGGACTGATACTAATAGCACCATGGCTGCCTGAAATAGAACAATGGTTACCTCTCTTAGGCAGATTAAAAGAAACAAAAGTCTATATTGTTTGCGGAGAAGACGACGTAGATTGCTTAAGTGAGACTGAGGCACTTGTTAAAGCACTGGAGCAAACTCAAATAGATTATATATATGAAAAGGTAGCACATTTGGGACATGATTTTCCTATAGATTTTAATACATATATAGAAAAAATATTAACTTTTACTAGGGAGTCTACTTGCAGCCCACATATATAG
- a CDS encoding LacI family DNA-binding transcriptional regulator, producing the protein MNIKDIAQIANVGVSTVSRVLNGHPDVKDETRAKVLAVIKKNNYIPNNSARVLKQTNTRNIGILVKGVFNPFFSEILKTVSTGVENAGYTMILQHHNNENDIDTLLGFIKEKKLQGVICLGGNFLDLTDEVLAEISTAIVLVSVDSVTRKNLKRCSSISIDNQQASYMAVNYLINNGHHEIGLMLGEVVDFGIGKERYEGYKKALADHHIPFNEKYVLYGGFECKGAYDKTIEFLKKEKQITAIFAISDIMAVGVAKATANLGYTIGKDISIMGFDGMDFATYYEPSIATIKQPKQDMGLRSVDLLLNLLSGKAENAHIFLDVKLVEGGSCQSI; encoded by the coding sequence ATGAACATTAAAGACATAGCGCAAATTGCCAATGTTGGTGTGAGCACTGTATCTAGAGTGTTAAACGGGCATCCAGATGTAAAGGATGAAACAAGGGCGAAAGTGCTAGCGGTTATTAAAAAGAACAACTATATTCCCAATAATAGTGCTAGAGTATTAAAACAAACCAACACAAGAAATATTGGCATTCTAGTAAAAGGTGTTTTTAACCCTTTCTTCTCTGAAATCTTAAAAACAGTAAGTACAGGAGTAGAAAATGCAGGATACACAATGATTTTACAACATCACAATAATGAAAATGATATTGATACATTACTAGGCTTTATCAAAGAAAAGAAACTCCAAGGTGTTATTTGCCTAGGTGGAAACTTCTTAGATTTAACAGATGAAGTATTAGCAGAAATAAGTACAGCCATTGTACTGGTGTCAGTAGATTCAGTTACTAGAAAAAATTTGAAAAGATGTTCCTCCATTAGTATCGATAATCAACAAGCATCCTATATGGCAGTTAACTATTTAATTAATAATGGACATCATGAAATAGGACTTATGTTAGGTGAGGTAGTTGATTTCGGAATTGGCAAAGAACGTTATGAAGGATATAAAAAGGCCTTAGCAGATCATCATATTCCTTTTAACGAGAAATATGTTCTTTATGGAGGTTTTGAGTGTAAAGGGGCATATGACAAAACAATAGAATTTCTAAAAAAGGAAAAACAAATCACAGCCATTTTTGCTATATCAGATATTATGGCTGTTGGAGTAGCTAAAGCAACAGCTAATCTTGGATATACAATAGGAAAAGATATTTCCATTATGGGATTTGATGGAATGGATTTTGCTACATATTATGAACCATCAATTGCAACAATAAAGCAGCCTAAACAAGATATGGGATTACGCAGTGTAGATTTACTTCTCAATCTGCTGTCTGGTAAGGCTGAGAATGCACACATTTTCTTAGATGTTAAGTTGGTTGAGGGAGGATCTTGTCAATCAATTTAA
- a CDS encoding PTS fructose transporter subunit IIABC codes for MRITDLLTTESIDLNFKVNSKSEAINHLVDLMYSTGNISDKEVYKSAILAREDLSTTGIGEGIAIPHAKTSAVKKATLVAAVSKDGVDYEALDGAPSHLFFMIAAPDGANNTHLDVLSRLSTILMDAKFREKLIHANSPQEFLKLINVKETEKFGDVVDTAKTSTSSNDAKETKGYTILAVTACPTGIAHTYMAAEALQNKADEMGISCKVETNGSGGIKNALTDEDIKNATCIIVAADKNVEMNRFDGKKVIITKVANGIHKAEELITKASQGDAPIYHAKNAGVAGDSETQTSEGLGRQLYKHLMNGVSHMLPFVIGGGILIALAFLIDSLLGYTDALGSNAAAAVWFKSIGDAAFGFMLPVLAGYIAMSIGERPALVVGFVGGMLANSGGSGFLGALIAGFAGGYLMVGLKKVLSVLPQSLEGLKPTLLYPVLGVGLIGVAITFIINPPVAFVNTWLTDTLLNMGTTSAVLVGTILAAMMAIDMGGPFNKAAYVVGIAALEAGNLSLMAAVMIGGMVPPLAIALCTTFFKNRFTERERQSGIVNYIMGLSFITEGAIPFAASDPLKVIPACVIGSGIAGALSSFFGCTLNAPHGGIFVLPVIGQPLWYFVSLVVGSVVGAVILGFLKKPLNK; via the coding sequence ATGAGAATTACAGATTTACTTACGACCGAAAGTATCGACTTGAATTTTAAAGTAAATTCTAAATCAGAAGCAATTAATCATTTAGTAGACTTAATGTATTCTACTGGTAATATCAGTGATAAAGAAGTTTACAAATCAGCTATTTTAGCACGTGAAGATTTAAGCACAACTGGTATAGGAGAGGGCATTGCTATTCCTCATGCCAAAACAAGTGCTGTTAAAAAAGCTACACTTGTAGCTGCTGTAAGTAAAGATGGTGTTGATTATGAAGCTTTAGACGGAGCTCCTTCACACTTATTCTTTATGATTGCTGCTCCAGATGGAGCTAATAATACACATCTAGATGTACTTTCTAGATTATCTACAATTCTTATGGATGCTAAGTTTAGAGAAAAACTTATTCATGCTAATAGTCCACAAGAATTTTTAAAACTTATTAACGTAAAAGAAACTGAAAAATTTGGTGATGTAGTAGATACAGCCAAGACCTCTACTTCTAGTAATGATGCTAAAGAAACTAAGGGTTATACTATCCTTGCCGTTACAGCTTGTCCTACTGGTATCGCACATACTTATATGGCTGCTGAAGCACTTCAAAACAAAGCAGATGAAATGGGTATTTCATGTAAAGTAGAAACAAATGGATCTGGCGGTATTAAAAATGCACTTACTGATGAAGACATCAAAAATGCAACATGTATTATCGTAGCTGCAGATAAAAACGTAGAGATGAACCGTTTTGATGGTAAAAAGGTAATCATCACTAAAGTAGCTAATGGTATCCATAAAGCTGAAGAACTTATCACCAAAGCTTCTCAAGGTGATGCACCTATTTATCATGCTAAAAATGCTGGAGTTGCTGGTGATAGTGAAACACAAACAAGCGAAGGTCTTGGCCGTCAACTTTACAAACACTTAATGAATGGTGTTTCTCATATGCTGCCATTCGTTATTGGGGGCGGTATCCTCATTGCACTTGCTTTCTTAATTGATTCTTTACTTGGTTATACAGATGCCCTTGGTTCTAATGCCGCTGCGGCTGTGTGGTTTAAATCTATTGGTGACGCTGCCTTTGGATTCATGCTACCTGTCCTTGCAGGGTATATTGCTATGAGTATTGGTGAGCGTCCTGCCCTTGTAGTTGGTTTTGTCGGTGGTATGTTAGCTAACTCAGGAGGCTCAGGATTTTTAGGTGCACTTATTGCTGGTTTTGCTGGTGGTTATTTAATGGTTGGCCTCAAAAAAGTACTATCTGTTTTACCACAATCACTAGAAGGACTTAAACCAACTTTACTATACCCTGTCCTTGGTGTTGGTCTAATTGGTGTTGCTATTACATTCATCATTAACCCACCAGTTGCTTTTGTTAACACTTGGCTTACAGATACTCTTTTAAATATGGGTACAACAAGTGCTGTATTAGTTGGTACTATTCTTGCTGCTATGATGGCTATTGATATGGGTGGTCCATTTAATAAAGCTGCTTATGTGGTAGGTATTGCTGCTTTAGAGGCTGGTAATCTTTCTCTTATGGCTGCTGTAATGATCGGTGGTATGGTACCTCCATTAGCTATTGCACTTTGTACTACTTTCTTCAAGAATAGATTTACAGAAAGAGAACGTCAATCAGGTATTGTTAACTACATTATGGGACTTTCCTTCATCACTGAAGGTGCAATTCCTTTTGCGGCTTCTGATCCATTAAAGGTTATTCCTGCTTGTGTTATTGGTTCAGGTATTGCTGGTGCACTTTCATCATTCTTTGGATGTACACTTAATGCACCTCATGGTGGTATCTTCGTACTTCCAGTAATCGGTCAGCCACTTTGGTACTTTGTATCATTAGTAGTTGGCTCAGTAGTAGGTGCTGTCATTCTTGGATTCTTAAAGAAACCATTAAACAAATAG
- the pfkB gene encoding 1-phosphofructokinase: MIYTVTLNPSLDYVMHLDQMNAHCVNRSNKEEIYPGGKGINVSIVLNNLRIPNKALGFIAGFTGKEIENVMKQLGGDTDFILLDRGISRINVKLEADKETEINGMGPQITPSDLKDLYIKLEQIEEGDFLVLAGSIPKSVPDSIYKDIMKMLANKNINVVVDATKDLLLNVLQYKPFLIKPNHIELAEMFNVTLNSDDDIVTYARKLQEMGAQNVLISMGGDGSILITNEGEVVKISVPEGTVINTVGSGDSMVAGFIAGYLKTKDLKQALKFATATGSATAFSTWLATSDKIDDLLSKL, translated from the coding sequence ATGATTTATACCGTAACCTTAAACCCATCTTTAGATTACGTCATGCATTTAGATCAAATGAATGCTCACTGTGTTAATAGAAGTAATAAAGAAGAGATTTATCCTGGTGGTAAGGGTATTAATGTCTCAATTGTACTTAATAATTTACGTATTCCTAATAAAGCACTAGGTTTTATTGCTGGCTTTACAGGGAAAGAAATTGAGAATGTCATGAAACAATTAGGTGGAGACACTGATTTCATCTTGCTCGATCGTGGTATTTCTAGAATTAATGTAAAACTTGAAGCAGATAAAGAAACTGAAATCAATGGTATGGGACCTCAAATTACACCTAGTGATTTAAAGGACCTTTATATCAAATTAGAACAAATCGAAGAAGGCGACTTCTTAGTCTTAGCTGGAAGCATTCCAAAAAGTGTCCCTGATAGTATTTACAAAGACATCATGAAAATGCTAGCTAATAAAAATATTAATGTGGTAGTAGATGCTACTAAAGATTTGCTTCTTAATGTACTTCAATACAAACCATTCCTTATTAAACCAAATCATATTGAGCTAGCTGAGATGTTCAATGTCACATTAAATTCAGATGATGACATTGTTACCTATGCTCGAAAACTACAAGAAATGGGTGCTCAAAATGTACTTATCTCTATGGGTGGGGACGGTTCTATCTTAATCACCAATGAAGGCGAAGTAGTTAAAATCTCTGTTCCTGAAGGTACCGTAATTAATACCGTAGGTTCTGGAGATTCTATGGTAGCAGGATTTATTGCTGGCTACCTTAAAACTAAAGATTTAAAACAAGCTCTTAAATTCGCTACAGCAACTGGTAGTGCAACTGCCTTTTCTACATGGCTTGCTACTAGCGATAAAATTGATGACTTACTTTCTAAGCTATAA